A window of Haliscomenobacter hydrossis DSM 1100 contains these coding sequences:
- the ettA gene encoding energy-dependent translational throttle protein EttA, with the protein MAGEKIIFSMEGVSKTFPPTKQVLKNIWLSFFYGAKIGVLGLNGSGKSTLLKLIAGLDSNYQGRITFDGNYKIGYLEQEPTLDESKTVRQIVEEAVSEVVTKMAEYEEINLKLAEPMDEDEMMSLIEKQGELMEYLDHANAWELDHKLETAMDALRCPEGDALIKVLSGGERRRVALCRLLLSNPDILLLDEPTNHLDAESVDWLEQYLQNFPGTVIAVTHDRYFLDNVAGWILELDRGEGIPWQGNYSSWLEQKAKRLEQEEKTESKRRKTLERELEWIRLAPKARQAKGKARLSAYDKLADEEVKEKEAKLELFIPPGPRLGDVVIDVDNISKSFGDRILFENVSFSIPKNAVVGIIGPNGVGKSTLFKIIMGKEKPDAGTVTIGDTVQLSYVDQSHDQLKDGNKLVYDAISGGNDNITVGKAVINSRAYISKFNFSGDAQQKKLSFLSGGERNRVHLAMTLREGGNVLLLDEPTNDIDINTLRSLEDGLESFAGCVLVISHDRWFIDRLATHILSFEGDSTVEFFEGNYSDYEKVKKERHGDVTPKRPKFKNVINR; encoded by the coding sequence ATGGCAGGCGAAAAGATCATCTTTTCAATGGAGGGGGTTAGTAAAACCTTTCCCCCGACCAAACAAGTGCTGAAGAATATTTGGCTCTCATTTTTCTACGGCGCCAAAATTGGCGTATTGGGTCTCAATGGTTCGGGTAAATCGACCCTCTTGAAACTGATTGCGGGGCTAGACTCCAATTATCAAGGCCGAATCACCTTTGATGGCAACTACAAAATTGGTTACCTGGAGCAAGAGCCCACGCTGGACGAGTCCAAAACGGTGCGCCAAATTGTAGAAGAGGCGGTGAGTGAAGTGGTAACCAAAATGGCCGAATACGAGGAGATCAACCTCAAACTCGCCGAACCCATGGACGAAGACGAGATGATGAGCCTCATCGAAAAGCAAGGCGAACTCATGGAATACCTCGACCATGCCAACGCCTGGGAGCTCGACCATAAACTGGAAACCGCGATGGACGCCCTGCGTTGCCCCGAAGGCGATGCGCTCATCAAAGTCCTTTCGGGTGGTGAACGCCGCCGCGTCGCCTTGTGCCGTTTGTTGCTGAGCAATCCCGACATCTTGCTACTCGACGAACCGACCAACCACCTGGACGCCGAATCAGTAGACTGGTTGGAGCAGTACCTGCAAAACTTCCCTGGCACCGTTATCGCTGTAACGCACGACCGGTACTTCCTCGACAACGTAGCGGGCTGGATTCTGGAACTCGACCGAGGAGAAGGCATTCCCTGGCAGGGCAACTACTCTTCCTGGTTAGAGCAAAAGGCCAAACGCCTGGAACAGGAAGAAAAAACCGAGTCCAAGCGCCGCAAAACGCTGGAGCGAGAATTGGAGTGGATTCGTTTGGCGCCCAAAGCGCGTCAGGCCAAGGGCAAAGCGCGTTTGAGCGCCTACGACAAACTGGCCGACGAAGAGGTTAAGGAAAAAGAAGCCAAACTGGAATTGTTCATTCCTCCGGGGCCGCGTTTGGGCGATGTGGTCATTGATGTGGACAACATCAGCAAGTCTTTTGGCGACCGAATTTTGTTTGAAAATGTGTCCTTTTCTATCCCCAAAAACGCCGTGGTTGGCATCATTGGCCCCAACGGGGTGGGTAAGTCTACTTTGTTCAAAATCATCATGGGCAAAGAAAAACCGGATGCAGGTACCGTGACCATTGGTGATACCGTCCAACTTTCGTACGTTGACCAATCGCACGACCAACTGAAAGATGGCAACAAACTGGTGTACGACGCCATTTCAGGCGGTAACGACAACATCACGGTAGGTAAAGCGGTAATTAACTCCCGGGCCTACATCAGCAAATTCAACTTCAGTGGCGATGCGCAGCAAAAGAAACTGTCTTTTCTATCAGGGGGAGAACGCAACCGGGTGCACCTGGCCATGACCCTGCGTGAAGGGGGCAACGTGCTGCTGCTGGACGAACCGACCAACGACATCGACATCAATACCCTGCGTTCATTGGAGGATGGTTTGGAAAGTTTTGCCGGTTGCGTGCTGGTGATCAGTCACGACCGTTGGTTCATCGACCGCCTGGCTACCCATATTTTGTCCTTCGAGGGAGATTCCACTGTGGAATTCTTTGAAGGCAACTACTCCGACTATGAAAAAGTGAAAAAGGAACGCCATGGAGACGTAACACCGAAAAGACCGAAGTTTAAAAATGTGATCAACCGATAA
- a CDS encoding glycosyltransferase family 2 protein, with protein sequence MYKGKKVIVVLPAYNAALTLKKTYQEIPFDLVDEVILCDDASKDNTAELARSIGIQHVIKHEQNKGYGGNQKTLYRKALELGGDIVIMLHPDYQYTPLLIPSMVNIIGDELYPVVLGSRILGMGALKGGMPMYKYIANRFLTFAQNLLINYKLSEYHTGYRAFSREVLEGINFEQNSDDFVFDNEMLSQIVFAGFDIAEVTCPTKYFEEASSINFRRSMKYGLGVLRVSIGHFFSRMGVVKLKMYRR encoded by the coding sequence ATGTACAAAGGCAAAAAAGTCATCGTCGTTCTCCCGGCATACAACGCCGCACTCACCCTGAAAAAAACCTACCAGGAGATTCCCTTCGACCTGGTGGACGAAGTAATCCTCTGCGATGACGCCAGCAAAGACAACACCGCCGAGCTTGCCCGGAGTATCGGTATCCAGCACGTAATTAAACACGAACAGAACAAGGGCTACGGGGGCAACCAAAAAACCCTCTACCGCAAAGCCTTGGAATTGGGCGGCGACATCGTGATCATGTTGCACCCGGATTACCAGTATACCCCTTTGCTGATCCCTTCGATGGTCAACATCATCGGGGACGAGTTGTACCCGGTGGTACTGGGTTCCCGTATTCTGGGCATGGGGGCGCTCAAAGGAGGTATGCCCATGTACAAATACATCGCCAACCGCTTTCTCACTTTTGCCCAAAACCTGCTCATCAATTACAAACTCTCCGAATACCATACCGGCTACCGCGCATTTAGCCGCGAAGTGTTGGAAGGCATCAACTTTGAGCAAAACTCCGACGACTTCGTGTTCGACAACGAGATGCTCTCACAAATCGTGTTTGCTGGTTTCGACATTGCTGAGGTGACTTGTCCTACCAAATACTTTGAAGAAGCTTCTTCCATCAATTTCCGTAGGAGTATGAAGTACGGCTTGGGGGTTTTGCGGGTATCGATTGGGCATTTTTTCAGCCGGATGGGGGTCGTTAAATTGAAGATGTACCGCAGATAA
- a CDS encoding gluconate 2-dehydrogenase subunit 3 family protein — protein sequence MNRRQIVKGMAATMGGLLVLPAWASAWNTASLQGFQSKLSGLEEALLAEIVETIIPETDTPGAKKLEVHRFVEKIITDCYDQKSRTTFAKGLTRVASMATQSYAKPFLSCTPAQRLEVLTTMSKSADADEQNFIRLARSLTIRGYLSSEYVMTKLMGYEMAPGRYLGCVPVKA from the coding sequence ATGAATCGCAGACAAATCGTGAAAGGCATGGCCGCCACAATGGGTGGCCTGCTGGTATTGCCCGCCTGGGCCAGCGCCTGGAATACGGCGTCCTTACAAGGTTTCCAGAGCAAGCTCTCTGGATTGGAAGAGGCACTCCTGGCCGAAATTGTGGAAACCATCATTCCGGAAACCGATACACCTGGAGCTAAAAAACTCGAAGTACACCGCTTCGTTGAAAAAATTATCACGGACTGTTACGATCAAAAAAGCCGTACAACCTTTGCCAAAGGCCTGACAAGGGTAGCGTCCATGGCTACACAATCTTACGCTAAACCTTTCTTGTCCTGTACCCCGGCACAACGCCTGGAGGTACTCACCACCATGTCCAAATCTGCTGACGCCGATGAGCAAAACTTCATTCGTCTGGCTAGAAGCCTGACCATTCGGGGTTACCTCAGCTCGGAGTACGTGATGACCAAGCTGATGGGGTATGAAATGGCACCGGGGCGATACCTGGGTTGTGTCCCGGTCAAGGCGTAG
- a CDS encoding GMC oxidoreductase has protein sequence MANLNTDAIKRRTYDAIVIGSGISGGWAAKELTGKGLKTLVLERGREVKHVVDYPTAQLHPWELPNRGQMRSGVNEANPVVSKCYAFGEATEQFFVKDAEHPYVQEKPFDWIRGYQTGGKSLLWARQTQRWSKYDFEGPARDGFAVEWPISYDDLAPWYSYVEKFAGISGNRDGVAALPDGEFLPPHPMNCVEQYFSESMAKTFGGARPIIIGRCAHITQPQPIHLEQGRSKCAHRTLCERGCPLGGYFSSNASTLPWAAKTGKMTLRPHSVVHSIIYDEKKQKAVGVRVIDSNTKETEEFYAKIIFVNAAALNSNLILLNSTSNRFPNGLGNDNGLLGKYIAFHNYRATINANYEGYLDKTTEGRRPNSAYIPRFRNLLKQETDFLRGYASGFSANRGQRDDRNGWGEDLKTGILNPKLNDFWSVGSHMMGETIPKESNYVALDKDQRDPWGIPQLRISVDYDENDVKMTKDFFEQLTEMYTKAGFTNIRTNDSNRTPGLDIHEMGGVRMGKDPKTSLLNEWNQLHHCKNVFVTDGACMTSTATQNPSLTYMAFTARAADYAVKQLKAKNL, from the coding sequence ATGGCAAATCTCAATACTGACGCCATCAAACGGCGCACTTACGATGCCATCGTCATCGGATCGGGCATCAGCGGCGGCTGGGCCGCCAAAGAATTAACGGGCAAGGGACTGAAAACCCTGGTTCTGGAACGGGGTCGCGAAGTCAAACACGTGGTCGATTACCCCACTGCTCAATTGCACCCCTGGGAACTCCCCAACCGTGGCCAAATGCGCAGCGGCGTAAATGAGGCCAATCCCGTCGTGAGCAAATGTTACGCTTTTGGTGAAGCCACCGAGCAATTCTTCGTTAAAGACGCGGAGCATCCTTACGTTCAGGAAAAACCTTTTGACTGGATCAGAGGCTACCAAACCGGGGGGAAATCCCTGCTTTGGGCGCGACAAACCCAGCGCTGGTCCAAATACGATTTTGAAGGGCCTGCCCGCGACGGTTTTGCCGTAGAATGGCCAATCAGCTACGACGATTTGGCGCCCTGGTATAGCTACGTCGAAAAATTTGCAGGCATTTCTGGCAACAGAGATGGTGTTGCTGCGCTTCCCGACGGCGAGTTTTTGCCCCCGCATCCCATGAACTGCGTAGAGCAGTATTTCAGCGAGTCGATGGCCAAAACATTCGGTGGCGCTCGTCCCATCATCATTGGGCGTTGTGCACACATTACCCAGCCACAACCCATTCACCTGGAGCAAGGCCGCAGCAAATGTGCGCACCGTACCTTGTGTGAGCGTGGATGCCCGCTGGGTGGCTATTTCAGCAGCAACGCTTCTACCTTGCCCTGGGCAGCCAAAACGGGCAAAATGACCCTACGCCCACACTCCGTAGTGCACTCGATCATTTACGATGAGAAAAAGCAAAAAGCAGTAGGTGTCAGGGTTATAGACAGCAATACCAAAGAGACGGAGGAATTTTACGCCAAAATCATCTTTGTAAACGCTGCTGCCCTGAACTCCAATCTGATCCTGCTCAATTCCACTTCCAATCGGTTCCCCAATGGATTGGGCAATGACAATGGGCTGCTGGGCAAGTACATCGCCTTCCACAACTATCGGGCTACCATCAACGCGAACTACGAGGGATATCTGGACAAAACCACAGAGGGAAGACGGCCTAACTCTGCCTATATCCCCCGCTTCCGCAACTTGCTCAAGCAAGAAACCGATTTCTTGCGGGGCTATGCCTCCGGCTTTAGTGCCAATCGGGGTCAAAGAGACGACCGCAATGGTTGGGGTGAAGACCTGAAAACGGGTATCCTGAATCCCAAGTTGAACGACTTCTGGTCGGTAGGCTCCCACATGATGGGCGAAACCATTCCCAAAGAAAGCAACTACGTGGCCTTGGACAAAGACCAACGCGACCCCTGGGGCATCCCACAATTGCGCATCTCCGTAGACTACGATGAAAACGACGTCAAAATGACCAAGGATTTCTTCGAGCAGTTGACCGAAATGTATACCAAGGCAGGTTTCACCAATATCCGCACCAATGATTCCAACCGTACACCCGGTTTGGACATCCACGAAATGGGCGGCGTGCGCATGGGCAAAGACCCCAAAACCTCGCTGCTCAATGAATGGAATCAACTGCACCACTGTAAAAACGTATTCGTCACCGATGGGGCATGTATGACCTCTACGGCTACCCAAAACCCTTCGCTGACGTATATGGCGTTTACAGCACGGGCAGCGGATTATGCGGTGAAGCAGCTGAAAGCAAAAAATCTTTAA